CGCGGCGAGTCGATCGAGTTTCCGCTGCGCGGGCTCATCCAGGGCTGGCAGGACGGCATCCCCGGCATGAAGGTCGGCGGCCGCCGACAGCTGGTCATCCCGCCCGAGCAGGCCTACGGCCCGGCCGGTGGTGGTCATCGCCTGTCCGGCAAGACTTTGATCTTTGTCATCGACCTGCTGGCCACCCGCTGACCCATCTCCGCCGAACGGTGATTACCGCGCGAAAAATCGCCAGAAAATCGAGCGGTAATCAACGTTCGGCGCAGAAGTTACTGATGGCCGGGCAGCCGCAGCAGCAGCCGCGCGCCGCCCAGCGGGCTGGCCTCCAATGACGCGGTCCCGCCGTGCAATTCGGCCTGCTGGGCGACGAGCGCCAGCCCGAGACCGGACCCCGAATGCGACGCCGTCGACCCGCGGGAGAAGCGTTCGAACACGATCGTGCGCTCCTCCTCGGGGATCCCGACTCCGTTGTCGTCGACGGCGATCTCCACGCCTTCGCGGGAGCTGACCGCCGACAACTGCACGCGCGTCGCGCCGCCGTGTTTGACCGCGTTGGCGATCGCGTTGTCGACCGCCAACCGCAAGCCCGCCGGCA
The window above is part of the Mycolicibacterium rutilum genome. Proteins encoded here:
- a CDS encoding FKBP-type peptidyl-prolyl cis-trans isomerase; the encoded protein is MSAVTSSSGQKPEIEFPDGPPPSGLTITDLVVGDGAEAVPGANVEVHYVGVEYDTGEEFDSSWNRGESIEFPLRGLIQGWQDGIPGMKVGGRRQLVIPPEQAYGPAGGGHRLSGKTLIFVIDLLATR